CTTCGCTATGCGGGGTGACCGCCTCTTGACGTACCCCTGATTGTGCCTTGCTTCACATTCTAAAAAGTTTCGCGTTCTGCAAGATCATCGGGTACGGTCTGCGCGTGACCACTTCCCCCGCGCTCGGCCGCCGCGACCGCAAGAAGCTGGAGACCCGCGCCGCGCTTTCCGCCGCGGCGCTGCGGCTCGTGGCCGCCAACGGGCTCGAGCACGTCACGGTGGAGCAGATCAGCGAGGCGTGCGACGTCTCGTCGCGCACGTTCTTCAACTACTTCGCCAGCAAGGACGAGGCACTGATCGGCGGCGACTCCGACATCGCCCAGACGCTCGAGATGTTTCGCGCGCTGCCTGCCGGCACCAGCCTGGTCGAGGCGCTGCGGCTGGCGTTCGTGCCGGTCATCCTCCAGATGGAAGACCACCGCGAGACGATCAGCCTGCGTCTACGGGTGATCCACGACAACCCGCAGTTGCTCCCCCGGCTGCTGGCCACCGGTGTCGAGTCCGAGATGGCGGTCGCCGCCGCGATCGCCGACCGGCTCGACCTGCCCGCTGACCACCCCTTCCCCGCCGTGGCCGCCGCCGTCGTGGGCGCCGCGTTCCGGGTCGCGCTGATGCGCTGGGCCACCGAAGACCACCCCGCCACCCTCGCCACGCTGGCCGACGAGGCGTTCGACGTCGTGGCCAGCGGCCTCACACCCCCCACCACAAAGGACAGTTGATGACCGACGTCACCACCTCGCCCGACCCGACCGCGGCCGAGCCGCTGGATCCTGACGCCGCACCCGCCCGGATGTCGCGCCGTGAGGTGCTGTCCGCGCTGTCCGGCCTGATGGTCGGCCTGTTCGTGTCGATTCTCGCCTCGACGATCGTCGGCAACGCGCTGCCGCGGATCATCGCCGACCTGCATGGCAGCCAGTCCGTCTACACCTGGATCGTCACCACCGAGCTGCTCGCGATGACCGCCACCGTGCCGCTGTGGGGCAAGATGGCCGACCTCTACAGCCGCAAGCTGCTGATCCAGCTCTCCCTGTGCCTGTTCGTCGCCGGCTCGCTGATCGCCGGCTTCACGCCCAACGTCGAGATCCTGATCGTCAGCCGGGTCGTGCAGGGCGTGGGCGCCGGCGGCATGACCGCCCTCGCGATGATCGTGATGGCGGCGATGATCCCGCCGCGCGAGCTGGGCCGCTACTCCGGAATCTTCGGCGCCGTGTTCGGCGTCGGCACGATCGCCGGCCCACTGATCGGCGGCGTGCTGGTCGACACGAGCTGGCTCGGCTGGCGCTGGTGCTTCCTGTTCGGCGTGCCGTTCACCCTGCTGTCGATCTACCTGCTCCAGCGCACCCTGCACCTCCCGGTCGCCCGCCGGAAGGTCACGATCGACTGGCTCGGCGCTTTCCTGATCATCGCGGGCATCTCCACCC
This genomic interval from Asanoa ferruginea contains the following:
- a CDS encoding TetR/AcrR family transcriptional regulator — translated: MTTSPALGRRDRKKLETRAALSAAALRLVAANGLEHVTVEQISEACDVSSRTFFNYFASKDEALIGGDSDIAQTLEMFRALPAGTSLVEALRLAFVPVILQMEDHRETISLRLRVIHDNPQLLPRLLATGVESEMAVAAAIADRLDLPADHPFPAVAAAVVGAAFRVALMRWATEDHPATLATLADEAFDVVASGLTPPTTKDS